The following are encoded together in the Lathyrus oleraceus cultivar Zhongwan6 chromosome 3, CAAS_Psat_ZW6_1.0, whole genome shotgun sequence genome:
- the LOC127125933 gene encoding uncharacterized protein LOC127125933 isoform X4, whose protein sequence is MNTVMNNRTVHNDDKPFPGCLGRMVNLFDLTTATTVNGNKLLTDKPHRDHASLSRSQSDVSRIASPSFADQIEDRPIVSNLMRASSNKKINGTPIKMLMDQEMSKEVVSKHNPPNVVAKLMGLEALPQGKRNLPVERSPGGDCSQHMCGHSGTSFNHRQLDDRFMDKEMLHEIHPNREQVAYKDIYEIWLQSQRTSNVNDKTPERGKWAEDVNEKKMAFIRQKFMEAKRLSTDERLRQSKEFDEALEVLSSNNDLLIRLLDSQNLYERQSTPLAETKRITVLKPSKMVDNEKFSRKGNNSDKHIKKPLNNDAAWERNSPGYSPASQKVEEFPVQPTRIVVLKPSSVRAHDIKALVSPMSSSPQNLQSGNFYHDPEDDDLLESRKVAEEITRQMHEDLGSYQRDETVYSPVFSTGYIGDDSSFYKSDHECTAGNFSDLEVMSPSPRHSWDFVNRCDSPYSSSSFSRASCSPESSVGREAKKRLSERWAMMASKKDLQEQRHMRRSSTLGEMLALSDIKKSLISEIEGINEEPEPRESVSCSKNSNDEEIYADGSTKSLPRSKSVPVSSNVYENGLYIEACNNDAGKAHGSKELTKSKSMKSTFKGKVASFLFSRNKKSIREKSCLSHSTDESQSTIAETSVSTINSPEVFRNDVSQSFNGGSFEECSLPALCESSSKALSNPVFSRRGVISMEPESTTSKSTVTGISSENQDQPSPISVLEPPFEDENAAHESLDCMKGGLLGSRVSLKSNLIDKSPPIESIARTLSWDGPCTEVASPYPIKSTSVSLDTKVEDQDLLVLVQKLLSAAGLDDQVQSDSFYSRWHSLESPLEPSLRDKYASLYDKEEVQPLHEAKRRQRRSNQKLVFDCVNVALTEVTGYGSESSLIGKLWSGDHRRLQLSEGASPFLVDLIVAQMKELTSSGIGSVWGDCGDSNSLVVETVVRKEVVGKGWVELMGFEVDILVKVVEGKLLEELVEDAVVDLTGRVV, encoded by the exons ATGAATACTGTCATGAATAATAGAACGGTTCACAATGATGACAAGCCTTTTCCTGGATGCTTGGGAAGAATGGTTAACCTTTTTGATTTGACTACTGCTACTACTGTCAATGGAAACAAGCTTCTCACCGACAAGCCACACCGTGATCATg CATCTCTTTCAAGAAGTCAATCGGATGTTTCGAGGATTGCAAGTCCTTCATTTGCTGATCAGATAGAAGATAGGCCG ATTGTTTCTAACTTAATGAGAGCGTcttcaaataaaaaaataaatggAACACCCATCAAGATGCTCATGGACCAAGAAATGTCCAAAGAAGTTGTTTCCAAGCATAATCCACCAAATGTTGTTGCAAAGTTAATGGGCCTCGAGGCCCTTCCACAGGGAAAACGGAATTTACCTGTGGAGAGAAGCCCTGGAGGAGATTGTTCTCAGCACATGTGTGGTCATTCTGGGACATCATTCAATCACCGGCAGTTGGATGATAGGTTTATGGACAAGGAAATGCTTCATGAAATTCATCCGAACAGAGAACAGGTTGCTTACAAAGATATTTATGAAATATGGCTGCAATCACAGAGAACAAGCAATGTAAATGACAAGACACCAGAGAGAGGGAAGTGGGCTGAAGATGTTAATGAGAAGAAAATGGCTTTCATTCGTCAAAAATTCATGGAAGCAAAACGACTCTCTACAGATGAGAGATTACGCCAATCAAAGGAGTTTGACGAAGCCTTGGAAGTTTTAAGCTCCAATAACGATCTGTTAATCAGGTTATTGGATTCTCAAAATCTATATGAACGACAGTCTACTCCACTGGCTGAGACAAAGCGTATTACTGTTCTGAAACCTTCGAAGATGGTTGACAATGAAAAGTTCAGTAGAAAGGGAAACAATAGTGACAAACATATTAAGAAACCATTAAATAATGACGCTGCATGGGAGAGAAATAGTCCTGGATACTCTCCCGCCAGTCAGAAAGTTGAGGAATTTCCAGTTCAACCTACTCGAATAGTGGTATTGAAGCCTAGTTCTGTAAGAGCACATGATATTAAGGCCTTGGTTTCTCCAATGTCATCATCACCTCAAAATCTGCAAAGTGGAAACTTCTATCACGACCCTGAAGATGATGATCTACTTGAATCAAGAAAAGTTGCAGAAGAAATTACACGGCAGATGCATGAAGATCTCGGAAGCTATCAAAGGGATGAAACCGTGTATTCTCCAGTATTTTCCACAGGATATATTGGCGATGATAGTTCATTCTACAAATCAGATCATGAGTGTACTGCAGGGAATTTTAGTGATTTGGAAGTTATGTCACCATCTCCCAGGCATTCTTGGGATTTCGTCAATCGCTGTGACAGTCCTTATTCTTCATCATCCTTCAGTCGTGCTTCGTGTTCTCCTGAATCTTCAGTAGGCCGAGAGGCCAAGAAACGACTTTCTGAAAGATGGGCCATGATGGCATCTAAGAAGGATCTTCAAGAACAGAGGCATATGCGGAGAAGTTCTACATTGGGTGAGATGCTTGCTCTTTCAGATATAAAGAAATCTCTAATATCTGAGATTGAAGGTATTAATGAAGAACCAGAACCGAGGGAATCTGTTTCTTGCAGTAAAAATTCCAATGATGAAGAAATATATGCGGATGGGTCTACTAAAAGCCTTCCCAGGTCAAAATCTGTTCCTGTATCTTCCAACGTCTATGAAAATGGGCTGTACATTGAAGCTTGTAATAACGATGCTGGTAAAGCACACGGCTCCAAGGAATTGACGAAGTCAAAGAGTATGAAGTCAACATTTAAAGGGAAAGTTGCGAGTTTCTTATTCTCAAGGAATAAGAAATCAATCAGGGAAAAATCTTGTCTATCCCATTCTACAGACGAGTCTCAATCAACTATTGCAGAAACATCAGTATCTACGATAAACTCACCTGAAGTCTTTAGGAATGATGTGTCTCAAAGCTTCAATGGTGGGTCCTTTGAAGAGTGTTCCCTTCCAGCTCTATGTGAATCATCGAGCAAAGCTTTATCCAATCCTGTCTTTAGCAGACGAGGCGTAATATCTATGGAG CCTGAATCTACCACGTCAAAGTCCACGGTGACAGGGATTTCAAGTGAAAACCAGGACCAGCCAAGTCCAATCTCAGTTTTAGAGCCTCCCTTTGAAGATGAAAATGCAGCTCACGAGTCCTTGGACTGTATGAAGGGTGGTCTGCTGG GATCACGGGTGTCTCTGAAGTCTAATTTAATTGACAAATCACCACCTATAGAATCAATAGCTCGAACCCTCTCATGGGATGGTCCTTGTACGGAGGTGGCAAGTCCGTACCCAATAAAATCTACATCGGTTTCCTTAGACACCAAGGTAGAGGATCAAGACCTGCTCGTCCTTGTTCAGAAATTACTATCAGCTGCTGGACTTGATGATCAAGTGCAGTCTGACTCGTTTTACTCTAGATGGCATTCCCTTGAAAGTCCATTGGAGCCATCATTGAGGGACAAGTATGCCAGTCTCTACGACAAGGAGGAGGTTCAGCCTCTTCATGAAGCAAAGCGAAGGCAGAGGAGATCTAATCAGAAGCTTGTCTTCGATTGTGTCAATGTTGCACTAACAGAAGTTACTGGGTATGGATCAGAAAGTTCCTTAATTGGCAAGTTGTGGAGTGGGGACCACAGAAGGCTCCAATTATCAGAGGGTGCATCTCCATTTTTGGTAGACCTTATTGTAGCCCAAATGAAGGAGTTGACATCTAGTGGCATAGGGTCTGTTTGGGGGGATTGTGGGGACAGTAACAGCCTGGTGGTGGAAACTGTAGTGAGAAAAGAGGTCGTGGGTAAAGGGTGGGTTGAGCTAATGGGATTTGAGGTGGATATTTTGGTAAAGGTAGTAGAAGGGAAGTTGCTTGAAGAACTTGTGGAGGATGCAGTGGTTGATTTGACAGGCAGGGTGGTGTGA
- the LOC127125933 gene encoding uncharacterized protein LOC127125933 isoform X1, with product MSFSPFIFFLGVEMNTVMNNRTVHNDDKPFPGCLGRMVNLFDLTTATTVNGNKLLTDKPHRDHAASLSRSQSDVSRIASPSFADQIEDRPIVSNLMRASSNKKINGTPIKMLMDQEMSKEVVSKHNPPNVVAKLMGLEALPQGKRNLPVERSPGGDCSQHMCGHSGTSFNHRQLDDRFMDKEMLHEIHPNREQVAYKDIYEIWLQSQRTSNVNDKTPERGKWAEDVNEKKMAFIRQKFMEAKRLSTDERLRQSKEFDEALEVLSSNNDLLIRLLDSQNLYERQSTPLAETKRITVLKPSKMVDNEKFSRKGNNSDKHIKKPLNNDAAWERNSPGYSPASQKVEEFPVQPTRIVVLKPSSVRAHDIKALVSPMSSSPQNLQSGNFYHDPEDDDLLESRKVAEEITRQMHEDLGSYQRDETVYSPVFSTGYIGDDSSFYKSDHECTAGNFSDLEVMSPSPRHSWDFVNRCDSPYSSSSFSRASCSPESSVGREAKKRLSERWAMMASKKDLQEQRHMRRSSTLGEMLALSDIKKSLISEIEGINEEPEPRESVSCSKNSNDEEIYADGSTKSLPRSKSVPVSSNVYENGLYIEACNNDAGKAHGSKELTKSKSMKSTFKGKVASFLFSRNKKSIREKSCLSHSTDESQSTIAETSVSTINSPEVFRNDVSQSFNGGSFEECSLPALCESSSKALSNPVFSRRGVISMEPESTTSKSTVTGISSENQDQPSPISVLEPPFEDENAAHESLDCMKGGLLGSRVSLKSNLIDKSPPIESIARTLSWDGPCTEVASPYPIKSTSVSLDTKVEDQDLLVLVQKLLSAAGLDDQVQSDSFYSRWHSLESPLEPSLRDKYASLYDKEEVQPLHEAKRRQRRSNQKLVFDCVNVALTEVTGYGSESSLIGKLWSGDHRRLQLSEGASPFLVDLIVAQMKELTSSGIGSVWGDCGDSNSLVVETVVRKEVVGKGWVELMGFEVDILVKVVEGKLLEELVEDAVVDLTGRVV from the exons ATGTCGTTTTCCCCTTTCATATTTTTTCTAG GTGTTGAAATGAATACTGTCATGAATAATAGAACGGTTCACAATGATGACAAGCCTTTTCCTGGATGCTTGGGAAGAATGGTTAACCTTTTTGATTTGACTACTGCTACTACTGTCAATGGAAACAAGCTTCTCACCGACAAGCCACACCGTGATCATg CAGCATCTCTTTCAAGAAGTCAATCGGATGTTTCGAGGATTGCAAGTCCTTCATTTGCTGATCAGATAGAAGATAGGCCG ATTGTTTCTAACTTAATGAGAGCGTcttcaaataaaaaaataaatggAACACCCATCAAGATGCTCATGGACCAAGAAATGTCCAAAGAAGTTGTTTCCAAGCATAATCCACCAAATGTTGTTGCAAAGTTAATGGGCCTCGAGGCCCTTCCACAGGGAAAACGGAATTTACCTGTGGAGAGAAGCCCTGGAGGAGATTGTTCTCAGCACATGTGTGGTCATTCTGGGACATCATTCAATCACCGGCAGTTGGATGATAGGTTTATGGACAAGGAAATGCTTCATGAAATTCATCCGAACAGAGAACAGGTTGCTTACAAAGATATTTATGAAATATGGCTGCAATCACAGAGAACAAGCAATGTAAATGACAAGACACCAGAGAGAGGGAAGTGGGCTGAAGATGTTAATGAGAAGAAAATGGCTTTCATTCGTCAAAAATTCATGGAAGCAAAACGACTCTCTACAGATGAGAGATTACGCCAATCAAAGGAGTTTGACGAAGCCTTGGAAGTTTTAAGCTCCAATAACGATCTGTTAATCAGGTTATTGGATTCTCAAAATCTATATGAACGACAGTCTACTCCACTGGCTGAGACAAAGCGTATTACTGTTCTGAAACCTTCGAAGATGGTTGACAATGAAAAGTTCAGTAGAAAGGGAAACAATAGTGACAAACATATTAAGAAACCATTAAATAATGACGCTGCATGGGAGAGAAATAGTCCTGGATACTCTCCCGCCAGTCAGAAAGTTGAGGAATTTCCAGTTCAACCTACTCGAATAGTGGTATTGAAGCCTAGTTCTGTAAGAGCACATGATATTAAGGCCTTGGTTTCTCCAATGTCATCATCACCTCAAAATCTGCAAAGTGGAAACTTCTATCACGACCCTGAAGATGATGATCTACTTGAATCAAGAAAAGTTGCAGAAGAAATTACACGGCAGATGCATGAAGATCTCGGAAGCTATCAAAGGGATGAAACCGTGTATTCTCCAGTATTTTCCACAGGATATATTGGCGATGATAGTTCATTCTACAAATCAGATCATGAGTGTACTGCAGGGAATTTTAGTGATTTGGAAGTTATGTCACCATCTCCCAGGCATTCTTGGGATTTCGTCAATCGCTGTGACAGTCCTTATTCTTCATCATCCTTCAGTCGTGCTTCGTGTTCTCCTGAATCTTCAGTAGGCCGAGAGGCCAAGAAACGACTTTCTGAAAGATGGGCCATGATGGCATCTAAGAAGGATCTTCAAGAACAGAGGCATATGCGGAGAAGTTCTACATTGGGTGAGATGCTTGCTCTTTCAGATATAAAGAAATCTCTAATATCTGAGATTGAAGGTATTAATGAAGAACCAGAACCGAGGGAATCTGTTTCTTGCAGTAAAAATTCCAATGATGAAGAAATATATGCGGATGGGTCTACTAAAAGCCTTCCCAGGTCAAAATCTGTTCCTGTATCTTCCAACGTCTATGAAAATGGGCTGTACATTGAAGCTTGTAATAACGATGCTGGTAAAGCACACGGCTCCAAGGAATTGACGAAGTCAAAGAGTATGAAGTCAACATTTAAAGGGAAAGTTGCGAGTTTCTTATTCTCAAGGAATAAGAAATCAATCAGGGAAAAATCTTGTCTATCCCATTCTACAGACGAGTCTCAATCAACTATTGCAGAAACATCAGTATCTACGATAAACTCACCTGAAGTCTTTAGGAATGATGTGTCTCAAAGCTTCAATGGTGGGTCCTTTGAAGAGTGTTCCCTTCCAGCTCTATGTGAATCATCGAGCAAAGCTTTATCCAATCCTGTCTTTAGCAGACGAGGCGTAATATCTATGGAG CCTGAATCTACCACGTCAAAGTCCACGGTGACAGGGATTTCAAGTGAAAACCAGGACCAGCCAAGTCCAATCTCAGTTTTAGAGCCTCCCTTTGAAGATGAAAATGCAGCTCACGAGTCCTTGGACTGTATGAAGGGTGGTCTGCTGG GATCACGGGTGTCTCTGAAGTCTAATTTAATTGACAAATCACCACCTATAGAATCAATAGCTCGAACCCTCTCATGGGATGGTCCTTGTACGGAGGTGGCAAGTCCGTACCCAATAAAATCTACATCGGTTTCCTTAGACACCAAGGTAGAGGATCAAGACCTGCTCGTCCTTGTTCAGAAATTACTATCAGCTGCTGGACTTGATGATCAAGTGCAGTCTGACTCGTTTTACTCTAGATGGCATTCCCTTGAAAGTCCATTGGAGCCATCATTGAGGGACAAGTATGCCAGTCTCTACGACAAGGAGGAGGTTCAGCCTCTTCATGAAGCAAAGCGAAGGCAGAGGAGATCTAATCAGAAGCTTGTCTTCGATTGTGTCAATGTTGCACTAACAGAAGTTACTGGGTATGGATCAGAAAGTTCCTTAATTGGCAAGTTGTGGAGTGGGGACCACAGAAGGCTCCAATTATCAGAGGGTGCATCTCCATTTTTGGTAGACCTTATTGTAGCCCAAATGAAGGAGTTGACATCTAGTGGCATAGGGTCTGTTTGGGGGGATTGTGGGGACAGTAACAGCCTGGTGGTGGAAACTGTAGTGAGAAAAGAGGTCGTGGGTAAAGGGTGGGTTGAGCTAATGGGATTTGAGGTGGATATTTTGGTAAAGGTAGTAGAAGGGAAGTTGCTTGAAGAACTTGTGGAGGATGCAGTGGTTGATTTGACAGGCAGGGTGGTGTGA
- the LOC127125933 gene encoding uncharacterized protein LOC127125933 isoform X3 produces MNTVMNNRTVHNDDKPFPGCLGRMVNLFDLTTATTVNGNKLLTDKPHRDHAASLSRSQSDVSRIASPSFADQIEDRPIVSNLMRASSNKKINGTPIKMLMDQEMSKEVVSKHNPPNVVAKLMGLEALPQGKRNLPVERSPGGDCSQHMCGHSGTSFNHRQLDDRFMDKEMLHEIHPNREQVAYKDIYEIWLQSQRTSNVNDKTPERGKWAEDVNEKKMAFIRQKFMEAKRLSTDERLRQSKEFDEALEVLSSNNDLLIRLLDSQNLYERQSTPLAETKRITVLKPSKMVDNEKFSRKGNNSDKHIKKPLNNDAAWERNSPGYSPASQKVEEFPVQPTRIVVLKPSSVRAHDIKALVSPMSSSPQNLQSGNFYHDPEDDDLLESRKVAEEITRQMHEDLGSYQRDETVYSPVFSTGYIGDDSSFYKSDHECTAGNFSDLEVMSPSPRHSWDFVNRCDSPYSSSSFSRASCSPESSVGREAKKRLSERWAMMASKKDLQEQRHMRRSSTLGEMLALSDIKKSLISEIEGINEEPEPRESVSCSKNSNDEEIYADGSTKSLPRSKSVPVSSNVYENGLYIEACNNDAGKAHGSKELTKSKSMKSTFKGKVASFLFSRNKKSIREKSCLSHSTDESQSTIAETSVSTINSPEVFRNDVSQSFNGGSFEECSLPALCESSSKALSNPVFSRRGVISMEPESTTSKSTVTGISSENQDQPSPISVLEPPFEDENAAHESLDCMKGGLLGSRVSLKSNLIDKSPPIESIARTLSWDGPCTEVASPYPIKSTSVSLDTKVEDQDLLVLVQKLLSAAGLDDQVQSDSFYSRWHSLESPLEPSLRDKYASLYDKEEVQPLHEAKRRQRRSNQKLVFDCVNVALTEVTGYGSESSLIGKLWSGDHRRLQLSEGASPFLVDLIVAQMKELTSSGIGSVWGDCGDSNSLVVETVVRKEVVGKGWVELMGFEVDILVKVVEGKLLEELVEDAVVDLTGRVV; encoded by the exons ATGAATACTGTCATGAATAATAGAACGGTTCACAATGATGACAAGCCTTTTCCTGGATGCTTGGGAAGAATGGTTAACCTTTTTGATTTGACTACTGCTACTACTGTCAATGGAAACAAGCTTCTCACCGACAAGCCACACCGTGATCATg CAGCATCTCTTTCAAGAAGTCAATCGGATGTTTCGAGGATTGCAAGTCCTTCATTTGCTGATCAGATAGAAGATAGGCCG ATTGTTTCTAACTTAATGAGAGCGTcttcaaataaaaaaataaatggAACACCCATCAAGATGCTCATGGACCAAGAAATGTCCAAAGAAGTTGTTTCCAAGCATAATCCACCAAATGTTGTTGCAAAGTTAATGGGCCTCGAGGCCCTTCCACAGGGAAAACGGAATTTACCTGTGGAGAGAAGCCCTGGAGGAGATTGTTCTCAGCACATGTGTGGTCATTCTGGGACATCATTCAATCACCGGCAGTTGGATGATAGGTTTATGGACAAGGAAATGCTTCATGAAATTCATCCGAACAGAGAACAGGTTGCTTACAAAGATATTTATGAAATATGGCTGCAATCACAGAGAACAAGCAATGTAAATGACAAGACACCAGAGAGAGGGAAGTGGGCTGAAGATGTTAATGAGAAGAAAATGGCTTTCATTCGTCAAAAATTCATGGAAGCAAAACGACTCTCTACAGATGAGAGATTACGCCAATCAAAGGAGTTTGACGAAGCCTTGGAAGTTTTAAGCTCCAATAACGATCTGTTAATCAGGTTATTGGATTCTCAAAATCTATATGAACGACAGTCTACTCCACTGGCTGAGACAAAGCGTATTACTGTTCTGAAACCTTCGAAGATGGTTGACAATGAAAAGTTCAGTAGAAAGGGAAACAATAGTGACAAACATATTAAGAAACCATTAAATAATGACGCTGCATGGGAGAGAAATAGTCCTGGATACTCTCCCGCCAGTCAGAAAGTTGAGGAATTTCCAGTTCAACCTACTCGAATAGTGGTATTGAAGCCTAGTTCTGTAAGAGCACATGATATTAAGGCCTTGGTTTCTCCAATGTCATCATCACCTCAAAATCTGCAAAGTGGAAACTTCTATCACGACCCTGAAGATGATGATCTACTTGAATCAAGAAAAGTTGCAGAAGAAATTACACGGCAGATGCATGAAGATCTCGGAAGCTATCAAAGGGATGAAACCGTGTATTCTCCAGTATTTTCCACAGGATATATTGGCGATGATAGTTCATTCTACAAATCAGATCATGAGTGTACTGCAGGGAATTTTAGTGATTTGGAAGTTATGTCACCATCTCCCAGGCATTCTTGGGATTTCGTCAATCGCTGTGACAGTCCTTATTCTTCATCATCCTTCAGTCGTGCTTCGTGTTCTCCTGAATCTTCAGTAGGCCGAGAGGCCAAGAAACGACTTTCTGAAAGATGGGCCATGATGGCATCTAAGAAGGATCTTCAAGAACAGAGGCATATGCGGAGAAGTTCTACATTGGGTGAGATGCTTGCTCTTTCAGATATAAAGAAATCTCTAATATCTGAGATTGAAGGTATTAATGAAGAACCAGAACCGAGGGAATCTGTTTCTTGCAGTAAAAATTCCAATGATGAAGAAATATATGCGGATGGGTCTACTAAAAGCCTTCCCAGGTCAAAATCTGTTCCTGTATCTTCCAACGTCTATGAAAATGGGCTGTACATTGAAGCTTGTAATAACGATGCTGGTAAAGCACACGGCTCCAAGGAATTGACGAAGTCAAAGAGTATGAAGTCAACATTTAAAGGGAAAGTTGCGAGTTTCTTATTCTCAAGGAATAAGAAATCAATCAGGGAAAAATCTTGTCTATCCCATTCTACAGACGAGTCTCAATCAACTATTGCAGAAACATCAGTATCTACGATAAACTCACCTGAAGTCTTTAGGAATGATGTGTCTCAAAGCTTCAATGGTGGGTCCTTTGAAGAGTGTTCCCTTCCAGCTCTATGTGAATCATCGAGCAAAGCTTTATCCAATCCTGTCTTTAGCAGACGAGGCGTAATATCTATGGAG CCTGAATCTACCACGTCAAAGTCCACGGTGACAGGGATTTCAAGTGAAAACCAGGACCAGCCAAGTCCAATCTCAGTTTTAGAGCCTCCCTTTGAAGATGAAAATGCAGCTCACGAGTCCTTGGACTGTATGAAGGGTGGTCTGCTGG GATCACGGGTGTCTCTGAAGTCTAATTTAATTGACAAATCACCACCTATAGAATCAATAGCTCGAACCCTCTCATGGGATGGTCCTTGTACGGAGGTGGCAAGTCCGTACCCAATAAAATCTACATCGGTTTCCTTAGACACCAAGGTAGAGGATCAAGACCTGCTCGTCCTTGTTCAGAAATTACTATCAGCTGCTGGACTTGATGATCAAGTGCAGTCTGACTCGTTTTACTCTAGATGGCATTCCCTTGAAAGTCCATTGGAGCCATCATTGAGGGACAAGTATGCCAGTCTCTACGACAAGGAGGAGGTTCAGCCTCTTCATGAAGCAAAGCGAAGGCAGAGGAGATCTAATCAGAAGCTTGTCTTCGATTGTGTCAATGTTGCACTAACAGAAGTTACTGGGTATGGATCAGAAAGTTCCTTAATTGGCAAGTTGTGGAGTGGGGACCACAGAAGGCTCCAATTATCAGAGGGTGCATCTCCATTTTTGGTAGACCTTATTGTAGCCCAAATGAAGGAGTTGACATCTAGTGGCATAGGGTCTGTTTGGGGGGATTGTGGGGACAGTAACAGCCTGGTGGTGGAAACTGTAGTGAGAAAAGAGGTCGTGGGTAAAGGGTGGGTTGAGCTAATGGGATTTGAGGTGGATATTTTGGTAAAGGTAGTAGAAGGGAAGTTGCTTGAAGAACTTGTGGAGGATGCAGTGGTTGATTTGACAGGCAGGGTGGTGTGA